A region from the Sulfuricurvum sp. genome encodes:
- a CDS encoding methyltransferase, whose protein sequence is MLLYQPDSGYCYNSDSILLYGFISRFAPKGRVLDVGAGSGIVGLLVGRDFPEVTLEAVEKQPLYAEFARRNAAINHIGYTLHEGDFLELGNHGSYDWIVSNPPFYHENVSRSENPILHQARYNVHLPIEPFITKISKLLKSSGEAAICYDARQFVQLCSACERAGLRVVEVQFVHSKEDRPSTLVMMYLKKNSKSSLTILPPLITQANGEYTSAVQAIYNKAKAHSIKCPIT, encoded by the coding sequence ATGCTCCTTTATCAACCCGATAGCGGGTATTGTTATAACAGCGATTCAATACTGCTGTACGGATTTATCTCACGGTTTGCCCCAAAGGGGAGAGTGCTCGACGTCGGTGCGGGGAGCGGTATCGTGGGATTATTGGTCGGGCGCGATTTTCCGGAAGTGACACTCGAAGCGGTTGAAAAACAGCCTTTGTACGCCGAATTTGCCCGTCGCAATGCAGCTATCAATCATATCGGATATACCTTGCATGAGGGGGATTTTTTAGAGCTCGGAAATCATGGGAGCTATGACTGGATCGTCTCCAATCCCCCGTTTTACCATGAAAATGTTTCCCGTTCCGAAAACCCGATTCTCCATCAGGCCCGCTATAACGTCCATTTGCCGATCGAGCCGTTTATAACGAAAATCTCAAAGCTCCTCAAATCGAGCGGCGAAGCGGCGATTTGCTACGACGCGCGTCAATTTGTACAGCTTTGCAGTGCATGCGAACGTGCAGGATTAAGAGTCGTTGAGGTACAATTCGTCCATTCAAAAGAGGATCGTCCCAGTACGTTGGTGATGATGTATCTTAAAAAAAACAGCAAGTCGTCACTTACTATATTGCCGCCGCTCATAACACAGGCAAATGGTGAGTACACTTCCGCCGTACAGGCTATTTATAACAAGGCAAAGGCACACAGTATAAAATGTCCGATTACATGA
- a CDS encoding YkgJ family cysteine cluster protein yields the protein MSDYMTQEGFTYAFDPSACASCGGNCCTGESGSIFVSVTEIAAIAKLLEMDEGEFRRTYLRKEGFRFSLKERLVNGSYDCAFFDRSLKGCSIYTARPLQCRTFPFWDYFRHRIDELKAECPGIIHD from the coding sequence ATGTCCGATTACATGACACAAGAAGGATTCACTTATGCGTTCGATCCGAGTGCCTGCGCGTCATGCGGAGGGAATTGCTGTACAGGCGAGAGCGGAAGCATTTTCGTATCCGTCACTGAAATCGCCGCGATCGCAAAACTTTTGGAGATGGATGAAGGGGAATTTAGACGTACCTATTTACGTAAAGAAGGATTCCGCTTTTCGCTCAAAGAGCGGCTCGTTAACGGCTCATACGATTGTGCGTTTTTTGATCGTTCACTAAAGGGGTGTAGTATATACACTGCAAGACCGCTACAGTGTCGGACATTCCCGTTTTGGGACTATTTTCGCCACCGTATCGATGAGCTAAAAGCTGAATGTCCGGGAATAATTCATGATTAA
- the trpC gene encoding indole-3-glycerol phosphate synthase TrpC, whose amino-acid sequence MILDDIIKKTKEDLKEREAKFSMDWLGRSLAFNARAPRDVHPFLTSTPEEPYRIISEVKKASPSKGVIREDFDPVAIAQAYERGGANAISILTEPHFFQGNLDYLAEIRRYVSIPLLRKDFIVSKYQLLEALVYGADFVLLIAAALSTSELKELLNYTRHLGMEALVEIHDKSELTKAITAGADIIGINHRNLQTFDMNMNLSYDLIPLIPNGKIIVAESGIYEHGQLEDLNKAGVDAFLVGESLMRQEDVETALKTLKNG is encoded by the coding sequence ATGATTTTAGATGATATCATCAAAAAAACCAAAGAAGATTTAAAAGAGCGCGAAGCCAAGTTCAGTATGGATTGGCTGGGTCGCTCTCTCGCATTTAACGCGCGGGCACCTCGCGACGTGCACCCTTTTTTAACCTCTACCCCCGAAGAGCCGTACCGTATTATCTCGGAAGTCAAAAAAGCGAGCCCGTCCAAAGGGGTGATCCGAGAAGATTTCGATCCTGTCGCCATCGCACAGGCCTATGAACGCGGCGGTGCGAATGCGATTTCGATCCTTACCGAGCCCCACTTTTTTCAGGGTAACCTCGATTATCTCGCAGAGATCCGACGCTATGTGAGTATTCCGCTCCTTCGTAAAGATTTTATAGTCTCTAAATACCAGCTCCTCGAAGCGTTGGTTTACGGCGCGGATTTTGTCCTCTTGATCGCTGCCGCACTCTCTACGAGTGAACTCAAAGAGCTGTTAAACTATACCCGCCACTTGGGGATGGAAGCATTGGTAGAGATTCACGATAAATCGGAACTGACAAAAGCAATTACCGCCGGAGCCGACATTATCGGAATCAACCATCGTAACCTCCAAACGTTTGATATGAATATGAATCTCAGTTATGACTTGATCCCCCTTATCCCGAACGGTAAGATCATCGTTGCGGAAAGCGGCATTTATGAACACGGACAGCTCGAAGATTTGAACAAAGCGGGAGTGGATGCCTTTCTTGTGGGTGAATCGTTGATGCGTCAAGAAGATGTAGAAACGGCATTGAAAACACTAAAAAACGGATAA
- a CDS encoding circularly permuted type 2 ATP-grasp protein gives MIEPVCPELQKFYDIFDSVDQTKVSEFKDFLEANAVNFNLFKEGNFIERSFPFDVIPRIIPKSEFDELEAGIIQRVKALNAFLNDIYNDQKIVKDGVVPREYVDSAKAFLPEFMGVNPPKGVRTHISGIDLVKDAVSGKWVILEDNLRVPSGVSYPLTIRRAFRHTYPEFFESMKISKIKHYGDELKAAMDYVNTGGLNVVLTPGRYNSAYYEHSYLAKITGATLALGDDLVVENDEVFLCAYNGEKLRVGAIYRRLDDDFLDPEAFEADSLIGVKGITKAYRAGNVAIMNSIGNGVADDKGIYYFVPEMVKYYLNEEPILSNAPTYLPYYEKDREYVLANIDKLVIKDVAEAGGYGVLFGNRLSPEKRSEIIEMILAEPRRWIAQEVIEFYDLPCMMEGQILPRKADLRAYVIYGEKVTVSMGGLTRYAMEEGNYLVNSSQGGGFKDTWVVEL, from the coding sequence ATGATTGAACCAGTGTGTCCGGAATTACAAAAGTTTTATGATATCTTCGATAGCGTAGATCAGACGAAAGTCTCCGAGTTTAAAGACTTTTTAGAAGCCAATGCGGTGAATTTCAACCTCTTTAAAGAGGGAAATTTTATTGAACGTTCTTTCCCCTTTGATGTCATACCCCGTATCATCCCCAAATCTGAATTTGATGAATTGGAAGCCGGTATTATTCAGCGGGTAAAAGCGTTGAATGCCTTTTTAAATGATATTTACAACGACCAAAAGATTGTCAAAGACGGAGTCGTACCGCGTGAATATGTCGATTCGGCGAAAGCGTTTTTGCCGGAGTTCATGGGTGTCAATCCCCCTAAAGGGGTTCGTACTCATATCAGCGGAATCGATTTGGTCAAAGATGCCGTAAGCGGAAAGTGGGTCATTCTCGAAGATAACCTTCGGGTTCCGAGCGGTGTAAGTTACCCCTTGACTATCCGACGGGCGTTTCGACATACGTATCCCGAATTTTTTGAATCCATGAAAATCTCAAAAATTAAACACTACGGCGATGAGCTCAAAGCGGCAATGGATTATGTCAACACGGGAGGGCTCAATGTGGTTCTCACTCCGGGACGTTACAACTCAGCCTATTACGAACACAGCTATCTCGCCAAAATTACCGGTGCGACACTCGCACTGGGTGATGATTTGGTGGTTGAAAACGATGAAGTCTTTTTATGTGCGTACAACGGTGAAAAACTTCGCGTCGGAGCCATTTACCGGCGTTTAGATGATGATTTTCTCGATCCTGAAGCATTTGAGGCGGACAGTCTTATCGGGGTCAAAGGGATTACGAAAGCGTACCGTGCAGGGAACGTTGCGATCATGAACAGCATCGGAAACGGTGTTGCGGATGATAAAGGGATCTATTATTTCGTTCCGGAGATGGTCAAATATTATTTGAATGAAGAGCCGATTCTCTCGAATGCACCGACCTATTTGCCGTATTATGAAAAAGATCGCGAATATGTGTTGGCCAACATCGATAAACTGGTCATCAAAGATGTCGCTGAAGCGGGCGGGTACGGCGTATTGTTCGGCAACCGTTTGAGCCCTGAAAAACGCTCAGAGATTATCGAGATGATTTTGGCGGAACCGCGTCGTTGGATTGCTCAAGAGGTGATCGAGTTTTACGATTTACCGTGTATGATGGAGGGTCAAATCCTCCCTCGCAAAGCCGATTTGCGTGCCTACGTCATATATGGAGAAAAAGTGACTGTCAGCATGGGCGGGCTTACCCGTTATGCGATGGAAGAGGGAAATTATCTCGTCAACTCTTCTCAGGGGGGCGGATTTAAAGATACATGGGTGGTAGAGTTATGA
- a CDS encoding alpha-E domain-containing protein: protein MGGRVMINGAAISVNTAQHLYWFGRYVQRVQTMLVEMLECYDHVIDRDFEYGSKFFDKLGIKADYKNGLDFLNVGVYGAHQGSIESIIKMARENAIETRHLLDERGFATLNKIYNHLSEGRSRAAISPTHLEEIVDNCSLILGIFSSELDRTRAYQLIRFGQQIERFDLILRLYGEIEMVTADIDVVNNIARQLNRNYRPINVTTSDIPKFLLFLNGVVDRVIQNKACVPESFQSQSS from the coding sequence ATGGGTGGTAGAGTTATGATCAACGGTGCAGCAATTTCCGTTAATACGGCACAACATTTATACTGGTTCGGCCGGTATGTACAGCGGGTACAAACAATGCTGGTTGAGATGCTTGAGTGCTATGATCATGTAATCGACCGGGATTTTGAGTACGGCAGCAAGTTTTTTGATAAATTGGGGATAAAAGCGGACTATAAAAACGGTCTTGATTTCCTCAATGTAGGTGTCTACGGTGCTCATCAGGGGAGTATTGAATCGATTATCAAAATGGCACGCGAAAATGCTATCGAAACACGGCATCTTTTGGATGAACGCGGATTTGCTACGCTCAATAAAATCTATAACCATCTTTCCGAAGGGCGCAGTCGAGCAGCCATCAGTCCGACCCATTTGGAAGAGATTGTTGATAACTGCAGTTTGATTTTAGGTATTTTTTCTTCCGAACTCGATCGCACCCGAGCCTATCAGCTGATCCGCTTCGGACAGCAGATTGAACGTTTTGATTTGATTTTACGTCTGTACGGAGAGATTGAAATGGTGACGGCAGATATTGATGTCGTCAATAATATTGCACGGCAGTTGAACCGTAACTACCGTCCTATCAATGTGACGACGTCGGATATTCCGAAATTTCTTCTCTTTTTAAACGGCGTTGTTGATAGGGTTATTCAAAATAAAGCATGTGTCCCCGAATCGTTTCAATCGCAAAGTTCATAG